The genomic region TAAGATACTGCTTTTTAAATTTGCATTTTTAATCTTTAAGTTCAATCtcaaattcttattattttttaggtTACTTAAAAATCCAATACAATATCATCAGATCTGTTCTTTAATGATGGTCCCATGTTATTTCTTGATACCTATGTGATCATCATTTAACTTGAGTACGATACAAGTACAAAACCATGTAATAGCCTACTTCAAGCTAAAACAATTAACTTTTATTTATGTTGGTTTAATTATTCTAGTGGGGTTATAATAAGAATTTACTTATAAGAATATTtagttgtttgaaatattttttaaaaaaggtaGGCTACTTTATATtgtgtatttcaataatttataaaagtaaCCCATACAAGTTAAGTGATTTTAAGAATTTACTATATGATCAGTTCTTGTTGTAGTCAGTTCTTCTTGTGTATGAACAGCATTAGTTGTTGAAAATCTATCTTTTGAGACTAAAGCTATGTGAGATTAACTATTAAGGTTATTGACTAGGTTTTATAACAATTTCCAAATAGCTTACTTGCCTTGAAATCAGGTTCATCTGAATAGTAACTTTTCAACTCACTTGACAACCTTATATTTGAATTTCTGAGGCTTCATTAATTGAAGATCTTATTAAACTGAATGGGTCTAGTAGAAAGTCCCAGGTCTAGTTGAATTATAGAAACAGATATCATATTAAACTTTGTGAATCTTGTAATAGATAATGATTTTTCTAATGTAACATCTATAGACCGTGCAAACCCTAGTTTGCTGCACGGAGCTTTATGGACAACTTTATATTTTAGTAGAACAATAGGAGTACACTGCTGCCGTTTTCATGCTGACTATCAAAAATGCCTACGCTCTATCTCACACAATTATTTCACAGTCATTCAGAGTTCTGTAAAATCAGGCAGCGCACTGTCTAATTAGAGCAATGTTGCAAACTAATGTTTGCACAGACTATAGTTTATGTGACTCCTGTCCAACAGTTAGCCCAATAAAAGATTCGGATGTGTTCTGATGTTTtatgaatagaaatacaaatctcagtacccttttttgaattatcctatcacaacatgtttcaacattaatgtcattttcaagtgattcaaataaagtaaataaaaaaaagctctGATGTTTTACTATGACTTGGTATTAATATTTTCCTTAATAATTGCTTTGGGTAAGAATAGTTTTAGGTTGATAACATAAAAATAGTACCTATGCTACAAAATATGTCTACCTACAAAataaaagaatttttttatttttgcagGGAAATGAAAGCTCTCTACCTATGGAGCTCTGCTCTAATTGTAAGTATGGTTATTTATGAACTTTGCTATAGATATAGTTTAActattgatgttttttcataataaataagtggtttATTCACTTTACTTTGTATCAACCGTTTAGTCAAATTGTTACGTTATTAAATAACTATATTACAGTGGCTCATAAATGGCATTTAGAGGTGTTAGGTGGGCCGTCCTCTAGAACCGTTTTCGCCCGAAACCATCGAACGCGACCAAAAGATCCTCCAACATAGAAAGGAacagatgctcgtccattgaacaggttcatacggctgTCTCCggccaatcaatttttctatccgaattgaatggggtTTTCTGGCTCTATCCGGCCAAACTagctagtcgagctgagacaacaaagtgttcctaacgtAAAATTGTTTCActgtcttgtttgttttttttttcaagtttttctgttttataaagttgtaactatggacaatgaaaagttgataagtttggttcaagagcttGTTCTATTGTaagatatgcgagacaaaagatatcatcgtcgtaaTGTTCTAAagaatctgtggacaaagattgccGAACAAATAGGATCTAAAGGTTAgattattgtaattaataaataattagtggatatttgtttattcaattttcaaaattccaatataatcattgtttatgaaaaaatttgttggctatgatagtagttaattcaataattggcaaccagcCAAGTACTGAACTAGACTCGTTTTCGTTTTTCGTTTTCTGTTGTCTTCGCCGCAGTCTGCTGACCGGGGAATTGTCATTGTCCCTTGAACGGTGTTTTCCACGGCACTAGCCGCTATCTAAGGTGGGTGTATGTATGCTCCCCGATGTATTCTGCAACGGTGTAATAAGGCCGGTCCATTAGGTAACCCTCTTCAAACCCTTTGCTAGCGCGTCGTTGTTTTCAGTAGTTTTAGACTATctgggtagcaagttgaacaggTATGCCCCTGCATAAGACGGAGAATCGCTGAGATTTTTCAATCTATGTTGTGGGAGGTCTATATTGTGATTATGTCTTGTCCCATAGCTGTGTCTGTATTGTCTCAAGATTGGATTTCTTTTCCTGACCAAAATAACGACTTCCAAGATATATATGGAGACTGCCGTTAGTATTCCTGTTTTTTTGAAGAGGGGTTTGCAATGCTCAATGTAGTTGGTTCTTAAAATATATCTTATTGCTCTCTTTTGGATTTTCAGAACTCTCTAGATTTTCTTTTGCAGATGATCCTCAGGCAGCTATACCATACCTCAAGTGTGAGACAAATAGCGAGTGGTAGGCAGTTATTGTTGTTTTTTCATCGGTTATATTTCGTATTCTCCTAATGACAAATGTTGCTGATGAAAGTTTTCTACATAGACTCTCTATATGCTGTTTTCATGACAGGGTGATTGTCTAGAATGACGCATAGAAATTTGGTGCATTCGACTGTTTGCACAGTGCTGTTTTGTTGTTCGTACTGTACATGGTGAGTCGGCGTGAAATTTATGTGCACTGTTTTGTTGTTGTTAATTGCCAGTCTCATTTCGCTGCATATTAGTGTTGCTTATGCAAGCGTAGAGTCAACAAGGTTATTTTTGTGTCACATTTTTATTTGCAGGGAGTAGAATAGTGGTGTCGTCCGCAAAAAGAATGCACTTTTTGTTGCCTTAAAGCCTGTCTGGAATGTCATTTATATATACTAGAAAGAGCAATGGTCCTAGATTCGAGCCCTGTGGCACACCCCTTCTTACAAGTcggactgacgtaaacggttccaataatcgaccatattcggccgaattgaCGGCCGGTAGATTcatccgatccaacggccgaacggatcggttgattacggttccagtggacggctaCCCTTAGGCTTATTAAGTGGTTACAAAtacaacgggagtagcaggcTCATGGAGCTCAATACCttaagggtaaccgtccactggaaccgtattcaaccgatccgttcggccgttggatcggacgcaTCAGTCGGCCGTTAAtccggccgaatatggtcgtccattggaaccgtttacgtctgTCTAGTTCAATAGTTGGCtgaactattgaatattgaattaactattatcatagccaccaaaagtTTTCATAagcaatgattatattgagattttgaaaattgaataaacaaatatccactaaattagttattcattacaataatcttaccttccgatcctatttgttcagcaatctttgtccacagattcctttgaacattaCGGCGATGaaatcttttgtctcgcatatcccacaatggaacatgctcttgaaccaaacttatcaacttttcattgtccatagttaaaactttataaaacagaacaagtccaaaaaaacaaaaacagataagactgtgaaacaattttgaggttaagatgatgttgtctcagctcgattTCGGACGGATACAGCCggaaaatccaattcaattcggatcgaaaacttgatcggccggagacggccgtatgaacctgtttcAATGGACGAACCTCTATAGCTTTCTtcgttgggggatcgttcggacgagttcggtagttttcgggcAATGCTAtttcggacgaaatcggttccagtggacggcccacctaataggcccacgttataatggcagtgtttgattagcaatggtattgctatccttgtctatcatttaacaaagcggatagcgctatctctttctcgctttgctctgttgccggatGTTGCTCTTTttacaatgtaaaattaataattaattaacaaaatttttaatattgaatgaaaaagactaagaaattgtcaaaaaaccactgatttattgataattagaaagaccggtttcggttattacaccgaagtttatcagagattgacaatggtgtaataaccgaaaccggtctttctaattatcaataaatcagtggttttttgacaatttcttagtctttttcattcaatatgaataattaccacaatatcaacttctcaactgcacaaaaagtgaaaatttttaattttaattatgaaattattgaaaaatataatttcttgcttaataaaatattattgattattctaaacgagaatgaacagttaatattacattaataaacctgtttcagctaccgtctatagaaggcattgacaagacaggatcggcaatgttgttctgtatctttctccactgccattataatgtggacttcactatagcttAAACGGGACACGGATATGACGATGATTAACATAGGCTCAGCTCACAcgtacgcgactcaggtcgagaagagactggactttaggctcaactcacacttacgcgactcaggtcgagaagagactaaaGTCTCTTCTCGGCgcaacatgttttttttttaaattgtgacgtcgcggagactagaatcgactggtctgagtgtcatcatttgaaaacacatgctgcgtcgagaaaaACCTAAAGTCcacagtctcttctcgacttgagtcgcgtaagtgtgagttgagccttactaaCTCTTGTGAGGTCGATGGCGTCAAATTATCTTATCAATAGCTTATCAGCTCGACCATCAACATTTTCAACTCGATATCTTCCAAATGAACTGTAACTGAATTATTTGTGCTTTTCAGTCGATGCAGACGAAATTAGGAGATTAGGCAAACGATTTCGCAAACTGGATTTGGACAATTCTGGCGCACTGAGCATAGACGAGTTTATGTCGCTACCCGAACTGCAGCAGAATCCACTCGTGCAGCGGGTTATCGATATTTTCGACGAGGACGGAAACGGCGAAGTCGATTTCAAAGGTCAGTATTCTATCGATATATATAGTGTCGATATATCGAGATATATAACGGCGATATATCGATATATGTATAACGTCGATACCTATATCGATATCGATGTCAGCATTTTTGTTAAATGGAAACAatgatgctatagtgaggtcctcatAAATGATGGCAAACTGCGAAGTTGATTTCAAAGGTCAGTATTTTATCGATGTAGTGGCATTCAACACAAACTGTCAGCTTCAGTTACACAAaagtctgttgaattttaatcgtgattaagggtcggtttccgatctataagttctggacttacagagtccaggactaaaataagcgctcgggtctaaattgactttctgagtcacgattttatcttctaaacacCGGAGTCTCGACTTATTTGattccaggactttaacgcagtaaacatgaggaaaattcacaatattttgctgttgtattgttggcattatagcaaaacggaaacagctgattgcagcgggataattcaaatgagcatgctctctaaactattattttagtaaaaatacgtttcgatttctttgtaggcctattcaaagcaaaacctttgaaaacatttcattttacgttatgctattattgatcattgatcctaaccagtgattttggaataaaaatgtcattaggctattgagtttgaaatcaTATTTGAACACataacttgcaaactataaatattatcaatttagatggactaatccaaataatttaggtatttcATGTCATCTATctggctttttatctactccaaaacattAACtaaattgtgtttgctcagttaagtctagaacttgaatttgaaccctaccccagtcgagggtttaaaatcacgctgtttcaagtcctggactttataaatccttgactcggaaagaggcaagaatctaattcaagtcctggacttataagcccttcactcagaaagcgaaattatgaACTCCAGGGTcgaacgtgatctctaaaccccagagtctatttaagtcctcgactacgATAACGCTGTGACtcggaaagcaaattttctgacttcagagtttaaagccagttaaagtctagaacttagctaaatcccgagctcggaaaccggccctaaatgtcacgagaaccaatcagagacgcCTTTTCCCAACATAGCCTTCACTGATTGGTTTTCGAGGTAGGCCCTATTTAATCAcgataaaatttcaaaagacTTGTTAGTATATTGcatcattgttgaaaaacgatgtGGCAAATTTGTGTCAGAAGTAGAAacgatagagctatctgctttgtcgaatgattgacaagcAGATGATAACAagaccaatgctaatcaaatgctgccataataacgtggacctcaccatactGGTGTATCTATACAACCTATATACTTTCAACTTAGGAGTCATCATATTATCTGATGCTAGATGCGTGGATTTTTGGTCACCAGATTGACAAGAGTGAAAAAATTTAGAACAAGTTTGTCGTTGAATTTCTTAGGGtgataatgttattgaattattctCCTCGCAAcaacatattttattgattactcTTAGGagggccgtccactagaaccgttttcgtccgaactagcatcggccaaAAACTACTGAACgcgaccgaacgatcccccaacaaagaaaggaatagatactcggccattgcaacaggttcatacggccgtctccggccgatcaagtcTTCGATCCGAATtaaatgggattttccggctctatacggccgaactaactagtcgagctgagacaacaaagtgttcctaacctaaaattgtacCACAGTCTTTTTAGTTTTTGCTTTTTGAAgttgttttgttttataaagttttaaccAAGGACAATGAAAAggtgataagtttggttcaagagcatgttccattgtgggttATGCGAGACAGAAGATATCATCGTTGtaatgttcaaaggaatctgtgaacaaagattgcttagtaataaatctaatttagtggatttgctctgttgtcagatcgtcttgtagaactaataattaactatgtaaaattaataattattcaacaaaattttcatctcaattataaaaattcattatgaaattattgaaaaaaaaaaacatttaaaatgttttctACATCGATATTtatgtgtgtgtttatccaatcactgtatactaccactggtttacagctgaaatTGCCTTCAAGTAACCAGACTGGTCCACCAAAATATTCCTCGGAGTGCAAATcttaacaatagaccacgaaaatgtcgaaattcaataacaataggcgACCACTGAAGGGACACTGGAACTTCTACCtgtccatccattgttttcggcggccTCGTCTCGTTTCTTCAACCCGATTTGAATGTTGATCTAATAGtgctattaatataataataatttctctggatgttggacgacacatccagaggattattcataaattcaggaacattacatattattttttcatacatttttcaataatatatcaatattcaCGTTTataaaatgatacctcactatataatatatgtgtcgaggttatcataaaattaatacaaatttatgctacaacagataggcctaatacaaaaattccaaaaatctaaAACGATATCTATTACCTTGAGCATCACCCAGTACAATGATACTAAAACGAGGTACTAATTTCTacctataaattaccttatttttttttagattacgtcctaaagactccagtcatggagtataagacaagtcatgttattacataataattctagcactaagtagttcaacctagtttaggtttgaaaggaattcttgtacactataaaaagctttatcaactaaatattttttcatttgtttttgaaatcttcaaatcatcattacttttcaagatttgaggtagcttgttataaaatttcctaccaatataatctgggtTTTGTTCAaatacctactattgtgaccccttatatgataatctgctctgtttcgcgtatatactcatgaacatctgaattctggatcacaccactcgttttcacatgcattacaacttcatatacatacaagatggcacagttaatagaccaagctttttaaataaaggcctacaagagtctaacctattcatttctctatacatctgagtgccttcttttgaatcttaaacacccggtccatattttgttgagatgaattaccccatactaaaatagcatacctaatatagatagtataagtccatggtaagcagttacagtattttttatcattcagcctagcaagctgccgcaggacaaataccccagatgatatcttattacatatcctctcaatgtaaggatgccatgttaatttcctgtccaataaattcccaagaatgcttctttctcttcttggtctaattcattttcctctacaaacacatttatttctctatcctctactgaattatatttacttttgattgtaggaattgacatttcttactatttattgttaattgccttgcttcaagaattggacaattgactgtactccagtaaaagcatttatttctagactatctatagtattttataacgtggacctcactatttatTGAATGTGACTCTATTTTGTCGATCAGGTTCTGAAAATGATGGTAGGCAACAATTTGAAAGACACCCAGCTGCAGCAGATCGTTGACAAGACCATTCTGTTCGCTGACAAGGACGAAGATGGCAAAATCAACTTCGAAGAATTCTGTTCGGTGAGTTTTGCACTTTTctcaactttttactttccttgccctattaccataggtaaggaaagtattgctttccgaaaaaaattaaggtaccccaatttctaaatttctatacgtttcaaggtcccctgagtccaaaaaagtgttttctcACTCGCCGTAGTACGTCCGTCAGTCCGCCGTGCCGCGGCTCCCGGCCATTACTCGTACCCTGGCACACCCTCCTCATTATCTTCTATTTCTCTACATTTGAGGACGTCATCCTAAACATTTTATGAACTGTATTTTTCAAGCAATGGATTCAAAAATCTAACACTgcatttttaaatgttatttgtattaggggtattcacagtgttgttttagccagccaaagtgctatttgataactctggataGTCAGAACCCCATCTAAAAAACTATCTGCTGTTAGCTAACTGCAGTAgcgatccaagcggataatttgtgcAACTTAAAGTTAGTTTGAAAAAGTAAGATTATAaacatactagccgtcaggctcgcttcgctcgccatatccgtctagccagtcTAATCCGTCTAtccgtctggacccccgactggatcgtccaagaatgagattagcaggctcgcttcgctcgcctgcatttttatcatgttaggacaatccagtcgggggtccagactaaacgtctggctaaacggatatggcgagcgaagcgagcctgacggctagtaatataatattccaaaggattgaagtagcagtgcccaatcaatttttccgcgataaatgcttttaaatcttcaacttggtgccaacctaacaaagtcaactcaacttaatgccaacctgacaaaattattaatttagttaccagttaacaactgtttcgaagaggtactctctctagattatagttctatattaacatatggtatggcatcttgtcaattataatcaagagaataagaagaatatacatgctaaaagacgaactttaaatccttaaaaaccacccttagggttaaaatatcgccaaaagatttcttagtgcgcctctaaagggtcaactgaacatacctaccaaatttgaacgtttttggtccggtagatttttagttatgcgagtgagtgagtgagtgagtgagtgagtgagtgagtgagtgagtcagtcagtgagtgagtgccatttcgcttttatatatatagatggcTGCCGCTTTAACAGAGATagctagagttagcggactcaaacctgcgctatctgccaTCTCGgctgttaattttttactttccttgccctattaccataggtaaggaaagtattgctttccgaaaaaaattaaggtaccccaatttctaaatttctatacgtttcaaggtcccctgagtccaaaaaagtgggttttgtgtgtgtgtgtgtgtgtgtgtgtgtgtgtgtgtgtgtgtgtgtgtgtgtgtgtgtgtatatgagtgtatgtgcgtctgtgtacacgatatctcatgtcccaatcaacggaatgacttgaaatttggaacttaaggtcctttcactataaggatccgacacgaacaatttcgatcaaatgcaattcaagatggcggctaaaatggcgaatatgttgtcaaaaacagggtttttcgtgattttctcggaaacggcccaacgattttgatcaaattcatacttaaaatagtcatcgataagctctatcaactgccacaagtcgtatatctgtaaaaatttcaggagctccgccccatcaatgcatatagattcccaattatcaggcttcagatacaattgaaacaaaaaaaatcaagcggagtagattgagcatgaaaatctctacaattaatgttcagtaacatttttacctaaatttgaaaataagctttaaatttgaaaaaatgtgattattcaattgcaaattattgttgattctattaaatcattcactatgaagagatagcagacctcatgtgtgtctccagcgttattgtcctgttaccagctggctcaatcttggaaagtagacttgagatgcgcgggtacactagcgtcaggtgatcaattttcataacggcaaggaaagttgtgtgagtgcgccacaccagattttcaaatgttatttatattgtatcatCTTTTCAGCttttatgtaatttatttatcttttgtttCAGGTTGTCGGAAACACAGACATACATAAAAAGATGGTTGTGGATGTGTGAGTTTAACTCGCCCCAACTTATacatatatgaatataaaaacaaactaaattgtataatttaaatCGTCTTCTTCAGCTTGTTCTATACTGCTGTTGTTATTCAACTCTAAAATTGCCATCTTTTGGTGTCGAGTTATTCATTCAACTATTGTGCAATTATCATAATGTTAATTTAGTATGTCGAAGAGATCGTTGAGAGTTGATTGATGATCAAGAGTCAATCATCGATTAAGATTTGATCGACGATCAAGATCTGATCGACGAGTCGATTGGCGAGttatctccttctccttctaacTGCCTGCCACTCTATCAGTGTTGtttcatttgtattattatcattatcatagtCATCTCATTCGTATCAGTGCTTCATCCGTTTTAAACATTTCATTCAAAGTCCAGTATTATAGAGGTATTAGTTTAGGGCTGTGAAATGGAACTAAAAACTCGAAACCACCAGTTTTGTAAACGAGAATCGGAGTTTATCATTGATCAAACCGGGTTCAGTTAAGgatataaaattaattcaattctgTTAATAGACAGATAAAATGTCTTTTTTTGCACTTTATAACATTGCAGGTGATGTGGGCGAAGTATACATAGGAATTGGGTTAATTGGAATCTTAGTAGAACCAGAAAAGTAccgtacattttttcaaattaaacatTATGTTCTCTTACGATCATTTTAGATTGTATGATTTGTTGGTTGAATAAATGGAATATATCGattgaattgatcaatcaaGAA from Nilaparvata lugens isolate BPH chromosome 11, ASM1435652v1, whole genome shotgun sequence harbors:
- the LOC111061382 gene encoding calcineurin subunit B type 2 — encoded protein: MGNESSLPMELCSNFDADEIRRLGKRFRKLDLDNSGALSIDEFMSLPELQQNPLVQRVIDIFDEDGNGEVDFKGQYSIDIYSVDISRYITAIYRYMYNVLKMMVGNNLKDTQLQQIVDKTILFADKDEDGKINFEEFCSVVGNTDIHKKMVVDV